Sequence from the Microbacterium sp. AZCO genome:
GAGGCGACGAGCGCGCAGGTGTACCCCCTGTACGAGTTCGAGCCCGAGGCCGACGTCGTGCTGGATGCCCTCCTGCCGGTGTACATCCAGAGCCGCGTCTTCAACGCCCTCCTGCAGTCGTCGGCGGCCAAGCACGCCGCGACGCAGAAGGCGATGAAGTCCGCGAGCGACAACGCCGACAAGCTCATCACCGACTACACCCGCCTGCGCAACAACGCGCGTCAGGCCGAGATCACGCAGCAGATCGCCGAGATCGTCGGCGGCGCCGACGCTCTGGCGTCGGGCAAGTAGACATACGAAAGAGAAGAAGCCATGAGCCTCACCGCTGAGAAGACGGCAGCCCCCGTCATCGGGCGCGTCGCCCGTGTCACGGGCCCCGTCGTCGACATCGAGTTCCCGCACGACTCGATCCCCGACATCTACAACGCGCTCACGACGACGGTCACCGTCGAGGGTGTGACCACCGAGTTCACCCTCGAGGTCGCACAGCACCTCGGCGACGACCTCGTGCGCGCGATCGCCCTCAAGCCGACCGACGGCGTCGTCCGCGGTCAGGAGGTGCGCGACACCGGCGGCCCCATCTCGGTGCCCGTCGGCGACGTCACCAAGGGTCGCGTCTTCAACGTGACCGGCGAGATCCTCAACGCCGAGCCCGACGAGAAGATCGAGATCACCGAGCGGTGGGGCATCCACCGCCAGGCGCCCTCGTTCGACCAGCTCGAGTCGAAGACCGAGATGTTCGAGACCGGCATCAAGAGCATCGACCTGCTCACCCCGTACGTGCAGGGCGGCAAGATCGGCCTCTTCGGCGGTGCGGGCGTCGGCAAGACGGTCCTCATCCAGGAGATGATCCAGCGCGTCGCGCAGGACCACGGCGGTGTGTCGGTGTTCGCCGGTGTCGGCGAGCGCACCCGTGAGGGCAACGACCTCATCGGTGAGATGGAGGAGGCGGGCGTCTTCGACAAGACCGCGCTCGTCTTCGGCCAGATGGACGAGCCGCCGGGGACGCGTCTGCGCGTCGCCCTGTCGGCGCTGACGATGGCGGAGTACTTCCGCGACGTCCAGAAGCAGGACGTGCTCCTCTTCATCGACAACATCTTCCGCTTCACGCAGGCCGGCTCCGAGGTGTCGACGCTGCTCGGCCGCATGCCCTCCGCCGTGGGCTACCAGCCGAACCTGGCCGACGAGATGGGCATCCTCCAGGAGCGCATCACCTCGACGCGCGGTCACTCGATCACGTCGCTGCAGGCGATCTACGTGCCCGCCGACGACTACACCGACCCGGCGCCGGCGACGACGTTCGCGCACCTCGACGCGACGACCGAGCTGTCGCGTGAGATCGCGTCGAAGGGCCTTTACCCGGCCATCGACCCGCTGACGTCGACGAGCCGCATCCTGGACCCCCGCTACATCGGCGCCGACCACTACCGCGTGGCCACGGCCGTCAAGCAGATCCTCCAGAAGAACAAGGAGCTGCAGGAGATCATCGCGATCCTCGGTGTCGACGAGCTCTCCGAAGAGGACAAGATCGTCGTCGCCCGCGCGCGCCGCATCCAGCAGTTCCTCTCGCAGAACACCTACATGGCGAAGAAGTTCACCGGCGTCGAGGGCTCCACGGTCCCGATCAAGGAGACGATCGAGTCCTTCGATGCGATCGTCAAGGGCGACTTCGACCACGTCGCCGAGCAGGCGTTCTTCAACGTCGGCGGCATCTCCGACGTCGAGGAGAAGTGGGCGCAGATCCAGAAGGAGAACGGCTGACATGCCGCTCAGCGTGAGCCTCGTCTCAGCTGAGAACGAGGTCTGGTCGGGGGAGGCGTCGCTCGTCGTCGCCAAGACCGTCCTCGGTGAGATCGGCTTCATGCCGGGGCACGAGCCCGTGCTCGCGGTCCTCGCCGAGGGCGAGGTGCGCATCACCCAGCCCGACGGGACGAAGATCGTCGCCAACGCGCAGGACGGCTTCCTGTCGATGGACGGCGACGAGGTCTCGATCGTGGCCGGCAACGCCGCCCTCATCTCCTGACGCCAGTCGTAACGCGCGCCGCTCGGATCCGTCCGGGCGGCGCGCGTCGTTTTCCGGAGCACGCATGCTGATCCTCCTGCCACCGTCCGAGACCAAGCGGGCGGGAGGCTCTCGACGCCCGCTCGATCTCGCCACGCTCGCGTTCCCCGAGCTGGCCCCGCAGCGCGAGCAGGTCCTCGCGGCGCTCGAAGAGCTGTCGACGGATGCTGCGACCGCGGCTCGCGTGCTCAAGCTCGGTGCGACGCAGCTCGGCGAGGTGGATGACAACGCCCGCGTGCGCTCGGCCCCGACGATGCCGGCCGTCGACCGCTACACGGGCGTCCTGTACGACGCGCTGGATGCGGCATCCCTCGACTCCTCGGCCCGCGGGTGGCTCGGCCGCAACGTCGTCATCCACTCGGCCCCGCTCGGGCCGGTCGGAGCGCTCGACCGCATCCCCACCTACCGGCTCGGCGCCGGAACGTCGCTGCCCGGCATCCCGCCGCTCCGCCGGGTATGGGCAGCCGCCGTCGCCGAGGCTTTCGCTGCGGCCTCGCCCGGCTTCGTCCTCGACCTGCGCTCGGAGGCGTACGCGGCGCTCGGGCCGGTGCCGGCATCCGTCCCCGCCGTCTACGTGCGCGTCGTGTCGGAGGGCGAGGGCGGTGCCGTGCGCGCGCTCAACCACTTCAACAAGCACGCCAAGGGTGTCCTCGTGCGCCGCCTAGCGACGGACCGGCCGCGCATCGGCTCGCTCGCCGGATTCGTGCGCTGGGCCGACGCCGCCGGCCTGCGCGTGCGGGACGGCGCGCCCGGCGAGCTCGAGCTCTTCGCCTGACGGCCGCGATCAGCGCTCGGTGTTGTCGGCGGTCTGCTGAGTGTTCTCGGCGATCGCGATGAGGGCCACGACCGCCTCGATGAGGAGGCGGAGCAGCACGATCGCGATGAACGTCACGAGAGGCACGAGGATGAGCGTCGCGACGAGGAGCGAGACGCCGCCGCCGACGTTGTACGAGATCAGGTTGATCGCCGTCACGATGCCGCGGACGAAGTACACGAGGAAGCCGATCGCGATCGCGATCAGCCCGACGACGTAGAAGACGCTCGCGAGGCGTCGGGTGATGAAGGTGCGGAACGAGACGTCGAAGAGCGCCCGCAGGAACCCTCGCCCGACATCGGACGCCTCGCCGACGACGCGCGGGACCCCCGTGTCGTCGGGGTCGCCCGCCGGGTCGAAGGCGCGCGTCGCCGCGGCCTCCGATGCGGGCTGGTCGGGCAGGGGAGGCGGGGTGGGGGAGGTCGAGTCGCTCATGGGATGTCCTTCCGCGGTGCGGGTGCGGTCATCGTCAGGCTAGTGCGCGGCGAGCCGTGCACGGCATGACTGACACGCGTGCATCGGCATCGCTACGATGTGACTCGGCGAGGCCGAGGGCCTCCTGGACGCGAAGGCGATGCGTCCGTCTTCGACTCTCTAGGAGCTCGTTCCATGGACTACAACGATTATGGCTCTGGGGGCTTGATCGCGTTCTACCTCCTGCTGGTCCCCGTCTTCTTCGTCTTCGGCATCGCGTTCTACATCCTCAGTTCGTGGTTCCTCATGAAGATCTTCGACAAGGCGGGCGTGCAGGGGCGCTGGCGCGCGTGGATCCCCGTGTACAACACGATGGTCTTCACCAAGCTCGGCGACCTGAACCCGTGGCTCATCCTCATCGCCTGGGGTGCCGCGGCGGTGCTCGCCTGGATCCCGCTCATCGGCTGGATCGTCAGCCTGCTGCCCGCCGTCGTGCTGCTGCTCGCGGCGTGGCGCGTGGGTCTGAAGCTGCAGAAGGAGGCGGTGTGGCTGATCCTCGCCTTCTTCCTCTGGATCGTGTGGCTCGGCATACTCGGCTTCGACCGCTCGCGCTGGAACACCGCCGTGCCCGCGGCTCCCTGGGCCAACAACGGCTTCTTCGGCGACCGCACGAACTGGTCGGGGATCCCCGCCCAGACGCCGGCCGTCGGATACGCGGGGCAGGCCGGCTACGCCGCGCCCGGCGCGTACCCCCCGCCCGCCGGCTACGCAGCCCCGCCCGCGGGATACGCCGAGCCGCCCGCGGGCTACACGCAGCCGCCGGCCGGGTACACCCAGCCGCCGGCGGGCTACACGCAGCCGCCGGCCGGCTACGCCGCCCCGCCCGTCGCGTCCGAGCCTCCCGCCGCCGAGCCGCCCGCGGGCTACTCGCCTCCGCCCGCCGCCCCTGAGGCGTCCGCGGGCTACACGGCCGCGCCGGCGGCCGCCGCCGCATCGGCACCCGAGCCCCCTGCCGCCCCTGAGCCGCCCGCGGCCCCCGGCGCCCCGGCAGCGCCCGAGCCGCCGTCGGCGCCCGAGACCCCGGTCTCGCCCGAGCCGCCCGTCCTCCCCGAGCCTCCCGTCGAGCCGGCCCCGCCGGTCACGCCGGAGCCCGCGCCCCCGGTGGCGCCGGAGCCCCCCGTGACGTCGGAGCCCGGCGCAGCGTCCGAGCCCTCGGTGTCGTTCGGACCCGACGAGCCGGAAGCGCCCGCGGCGCCGAAGGCCTAGCATCCATCCCGTGAACCCCCGTCCTCCCGGACGGGGGTTCACGCGTTCGCGCCCCGGGCGCC
This genomic interval carries:
- the atpD gene encoding F0F1 ATP synthase subunit beta, with protein sequence MSLTAEKTAAPVIGRVARVTGPVVDIEFPHDSIPDIYNALTTTVTVEGVTTEFTLEVAQHLGDDLVRAIALKPTDGVVRGQEVRDTGGPISVPVGDVTKGRVFNVTGEILNAEPDEKIEITERWGIHRQAPSFDQLESKTEMFETGIKSIDLLTPYVQGGKIGLFGGAGVGKTVLIQEMIQRVAQDHGGVSVFAGVGERTREGNDLIGEMEEAGVFDKTALVFGQMDEPPGTRLRVALSALTMAEYFRDVQKQDVLLFIDNIFRFTQAGSEVSTLLGRMPSAVGYQPNLADEMGILQERITSTRGHSITSLQAIYVPADDYTDPAPATTFAHLDATTELSREIASKGLYPAIDPLTSTSRILDPRYIGADHYRVATAVKQILQKNKELQEIIAILGVDELSEEDKIVVARARRIQQFLSQNTYMAKKFTGVEGSTVPIKETIESFDAIVKGDFDHVAEQAFFNVGGISDVEEKWAQIQKENG
- a CDS encoding F0F1 ATP synthase subunit epsilon, whose protein sequence is MPLSVSLVSAENEVWSGEASLVVAKTVLGEIGFMPGHEPVLAVLAEGEVRITQPDGTKIVANAQDGFLSMDGDEVSIVAGNAALIS
- the yaaA gene encoding peroxide stress protein YaaA; its protein translation is MLILLPPSETKRAGGSRRPLDLATLAFPELAPQREQVLAALEELSTDAATAARVLKLGATQLGEVDDNARVRSAPTMPAVDRYTGVLYDALDAASLDSSARGWLGRNVVIHSAPLGPVGALDRIPTYRLGAGTSLPGIPPLRRVWAAAVAEAFAAASPGFVLDLRSEAYAALGPVPASVPAVYVRVVSEGEGGAVRALNHFNKHAKGVLVRRLATDRPRIGSLAGFVRWADAAGLRVRDGAPGELELFA
- a CDS encoding DUF4282 domain-containing protein, producing the protein MSDSTSPTPPPLPDQPASEAAATRAFDPAGDPDDTGVPRVVGEASDVGRGFLRALFDVSFRTFITRRLASVFYVVGLIAIAIGFLVYFVRGIVTAINLISYNVGGGVSLLVATLILVPLVTFIAIVLLRLLIEAVVALIAIAENTQQTADNTER